The Silene latifolia isolate original U9 population chromosome 4, ASM4854445v1, whole genome shotgun sequence region CTTTCATGCAGCTATTTTCTAGTGCAAGTTGATAATTAACTGATGACAACTTTTGTCCTATTGCTTATTGACCTCTATATCTGTTTTCCCTAGGTTTCAAAAATAGAAACTGAGAAGATGCTTATACAAATGGTAGAAACAGAACTGGAAAAGAGAAGGCAGGCGGGTACTTATGCTGCAAAATTTCTAGGACAGTCTCACTTCTACGGGTAACCACATTTCCTGCAAGCAGTTGAGTCCAAATTATAAACACGAACTCTCATATGAGACACTCTCATGATAAAATTTATCACGAGATGGAACCATTCTATAGAGTAGTCGGTTAAATTTCTTAGTGGATTAATGGGTACATCATATTGGTCGGAATTCAAGTTGAAGTAGAATGGTTGTGCATTATATTAATATGAGACCGTCTCACAGTGACTAGTGGCATGTTAAATGCATCTCCGGAAAATGTTAAAGCCTGGATTTTCCCAAATGTTAATTGACagttttttgtgttttgatttATCATTGTACAGTTACGAGGGGAGATGTGGCCTTCCCACTATCTTCGACTCCAACTATTGTTATGCACTGGGGTATGGTGCTGCAATACTTCTTCATGCTGGAAAAACTGGACTCATATCTTCAGTATGTTCCTTACATCCTGACACTGGAGCACTGGACTTGAGTCTTCTCATGGTTTCTTCTGTAAATATCTCTAACATATTTTCCACCCAGGTCGGCAATTTGGGAGCCCCAGTTAGTGAATGGACGGTTGGTGGAACTGCCTTAACTTCTCTAATGGATGTAGAAAGGAGACACGGTATGTTTACTCTTAAAGATTGAAACATTCAGGATTGATCACAGTTTACAAGTGTGTCCCTTATTCTACGGTCTAATTTATCCAACTTTGCATTAGTTAGTACAATTATTAacagagcaaaaaaaaaaagcatcGTCATTGAATGATGTACCAATTGAATGATATACCAAATTACCAACTCTGAAATTCTAACTTTCTTGCAGGAAAGTTTAAGCCAGTCATAAAGAAGGCCATGGTAGAACTTGATGGTAATGATAATCTCTTTGCTTGTTATTTCATTTCTGTTACAAATTATAAACTTGCagcatttgaattttttttatttgcttTCTTTATACACAAGCGATACAGTTTGTTAGTTATGAGGGAGAAGACTTGATAATTTCAGTCCGTTCCAGTTACAGAGTATTTTGGAACGTCTTTGTATTGATGATACGATAATTTTGTGTACGCTTGGCGTGCTTAAATTGAAGGCTTGGTAAGGCATTAGCCAAAATGCCTCGTGAGTTGTGACGTCTTAGGTCCGCCTTCAACAAGCAATGTGCATTACATGCGAATTCTATACTTTATTCTAATACTTTCATTTTACGCTTCCCTTTTTTTCATCAACCTTGTTTTACAATTAACCTTTTTAAAAATTCAAAAAGggtatttttccataaatattttaTATTGAAAATCCAAATTTGCTTGCAAACACAGTACATCACGTGGCATTAGGCACACCTTCGCTCTGCGCCTTGTAGCTAGGGCTCCTTCGCCTCAGTGCATCTCACGCCTTCTAAAACTAAATTCTTGTAAGCATTTTCATAAACTCGTTTTCATCCTGTTTAGGCGCACCCTTCAAAAAATTTGCATCAATGCGAGAAGATTGGGCTATCAAGAACAGATACATCAGTCCAGGTAACTGCTTTTTAGGCAAATTGCAATTCATACACTGCTGATAGCATAGATGGCACCTTAAGTGTCTAAGTTAGAATGTGTTGCCATTTTCTTTATCAAATTAAAATGAGTTAAGGGTAAGACAAGGACCCGAACTTTACAAGTTTTTTCCGTTAAGGACCTCAACGATTATTTTTTTCCATTAAGGACCTCAACACTAACACCGTTAAGTTTCCGTTAAGTTTTCAACATTAAAATAGATTTTAACAAACAATATCCATTATCATTCATAACAATCAAAATTAATTAAGACAAGGACAACATATGCCCGTTAatctttgtaagttgtaacatAGCAAAACAACTAAGAATGGCAAAACTTCATCTGATGATTACAGCttatcattcatttatcaacTAAAATGCAAAACATTTAAATTCCTTGCTAACAGCACGATATTCCTCCTTGACCACCACCTTATTCTTCAATTGCTCATGTGCCTCTCTACAATCATTTTCGAGCCCAACTCTAGAAAAAAAAAAGGCGTCAATTATTGTTTGAAACATACTCCATAATTCCATAAATAGCAAAACTTCTCTGTCAAGTGTTTCGTAAGGAGTAAAAAAGCCTATAAAAGACCATATTAAATGGACATCATGATATTATAAGCGACAAATATAACGCTACCTGCAAAGTGCTGCTTGAAATACATTTTCTTCCCCTTGAATCAACAAAAGATGGAATGTCATTGGATACAGAGCTAGTTTGAGACTGAATAAATGTGTCAGCGCCTTGCATTGCGGTGATGCCGCGTAATGTTTGTTCACCTTCAAAGTCGGAATAGTATGCTACTTGTCTAGCCTGTGATTACATCTCCAAACAAATGGTTATATAGGAAAGGGGATGGTTTGTCTTTTTAATAATCCATATTTACAATGTCAACACAAACTAAGCTGAATGCTAACAATGAAATACGACACACGCTTGTGTAAATCAATCTCAAAATTATGCAATCATTTAAAAAGCCTATTATAAAGAAGATGAATTACCTGAGTAGCTCTTTGACGTCTTTGCGGATGTTGCGGATGCAAATGTGTCTCTTGAACAGAATTTTCACTCCTTGCACTCATCTAACAAAAAAGAGAGTTATTAGCTATACTACAAAAACatttgaaaacaaaagaaaataggTATTACATATGTGTTTGCTTACATTTCCACGTCTTTGAAATCCGTTAGGGTAAGTGTACATCCCAAATCCTCTATTATGCATGGGTGGATTTGTTACTTGGCTTTGATAAGAGGATGGCTTGCCTTGGGAGTTTTCTTCACTCGAGTCAATGCGTTTTTTCGATCTAGCTTGCTTTCCCTGAGCTAATTTGCAGCCCCTGATATTATGACCGAGCATGCCACATATAGAGCAAGTGCAAGTAGTACCTATTCTACTTTTTTTAGTCTTACTTAAATTCTCACCGGGTCCAGGCCTCCTTGCCTTTTTCGGTCTGCCAACTCTTACTTTCTTCAATGTAGGAGCTATTATTGGCGGTTGTTGTGAAGGAGGCCATTCTTTTGGACCATTTAAGGGCTCCATTAGATAGTCATATGCCCTCAAATACATATTTTTCTTATAACACTCGGCAACATATGCCACAGGTCTCTCTTTATTATGCCATATCGCAGCAACACTATGATTGCAAGGAATGCCATTTAATTGCCAAGCATTACAAGAGCAAGTCTTGTTCAATAAATCAACCACATATCTTACTTGTGTGGCTCCTTCTCTCACTCCAATGGTGAATCTACCACCATAAACAGAATTCCAACCTCGAGCAGTGATTTTTGCCTTTTCTAACTGTTCTTGAGCTCTAGGGCATATGGCCAAATTTTTTGAGCGAAAAAAGTCTCTTTTTTTGTGCAACCTTTCCATAATGGACTCCCTTATATCTTCAAGCATTGTTATAATAGGCTTGTGCCTTGAGTTTAGGATATAAGCATTGAAAACCTCGCTCATATTATTATCCACTGCATCACATTGACATTGTGGAGTATAGAATGCTCGACACCATTTTTCATAATTTCTCCCCATTAAATCAGCGGCGGCCTCAGGGCTGATGGCACCCAATTTGTCCATGTTTTCCTTAAATTCATTTGGGGTTGTGCTTTTCCCAATTTTCCAAAAGTGCATTCTATACTCTTATCCTCCACCAAAAACTTCTCTAAAATTCATATATACATGTCTCGCACATACTCTTTGTTCAGCTTGTGGCCACGTTTCAAAGAATCGCTTTCAATAGACCCTTTTGTTGATCGGACATTATAGTATACCCAAGCACCATCAAATATCCTTAAGTCTTGACTAACAATTGTAGAAACCAACTCCAAGACTCGGTGTTCTCCACATCGACTACTGACCCATGCAATTGGAAACATTTGGTTATTCCCGTCTCTCCCCACAGCCACCAACAATTGTCCTCCATATGGGCCTTTAAGCCAACATCCATCTATAGAAATGAATGGCCTACAACCAGCGAGAAAACCCTCCCTAAGTGCAGCAAAACAAATGTACATCCTATGAAAAACGTTAGCATTTAACTGAAACTTGATAGTATTGTTGTGATCAGACCTGTAAATTTAATTTTGCATAGGAGTTTAGTAAACTATCTTTGCTCTTTATACTCCCCAACAATTAAGTTAAGAGCACATTTTTTAGCTCTGAAAGCCATGTGCAATGATACTTTGAGCCCATGTTCATTCCACACTGAGTCGGTTATCTCCTGAAGTTTCATATAAGGATGATTTGAACTTCCTTAAGTAATGTCTCGCAATCCATTTATAAGTCATCTTCACTTTATTCTTTCTTCCACAAGAATGAATACCATAGTAGGTCTTTACTTCAAAATGTTGTGTATTTTTTTGAACGGAAGCCCATATTTTCCACTCACAATTATCATCTTTACATTTAACCCCACCTTGTCTCGTGATTTTTTGTATATCTAACATCCACACCATTCCTGGCACAATAATCAACTATTTTCTTCCTAAATTCTACAGCATTTTCAAATTTCTGCTCCACAAAAAATGTTGTGTCAATCCAGTTAGAGCTATCAACATTTGCTTTTTGAGGTTTAGAATTCTTCCCCTTGGAGGCTGGTGTAGTCAAATACCCATACTCATCTTCTTCCGATGACGCTGTAGGACTATTTACGTCAAACTCAT contains the following coding sequences:
- the LOC141653435 gene encoding uncharacterized protein LOC141653435, with protein sequence MHFWKIGKSTTPNEFKENMDKLGAISPEAAADLMGRNYEKWCRAFYTPQCQCDAVDNNMSEVFNAYILNSRHKPIITMLEDIRESIMERLHKKRDFFRSKNLAICPRAQEQLEKAKITARGWNSVYGGRFTIGVREGATQVRYVVDLLNKTCSCNAWQLNGIPCNHSVAAIWHNKERPVAYVAECYKKNMYLRAYDYLMEPLNGPKEWPPSQQPPIIAPTLKKVRVGRPKKARRPGPGENLSKTKKSRIGTTCTCSICGMLGHNIRGCKLAQGKQARSKKRIDSSEENSQGKPSSYQSQVTNPPMHNRGFGMYTYPNGFQRRGNMSARSENSVQETHLHPQHPQRRQRATQARQVAYYSDFEGEQTLRGITAMQGADTFIQSQTSSVSNDIPSFVDSRGRKCISSSTLQSWARK